AAGTCCTGTCTCTGCGTTACGGATAACCTTAACCTTAGCGTACTTGATTGCTGACAGTGAGTCGATTACGTGTGAGAATCCAGCGATACCTGTTGCAAATGTACGACGTACATCTGTATCGATAAGTGCCATCTCAGCTGACTCATAGTAGTACTTGTCATGCATGTACTGGATGAGGTTAAGAATATTTACATAAAGTCCTGCTAACCAATCAAGCATCTTCTTGTACTTAGCAAGTACTTCATCATAGTCAAGGTACTCTGATGTGATAGGTGCGTACTCTGGACCTACCTGCATTGGCTTACCAGTCTTCTTGTCAAGGAACTTCTCATCCTTACCACCATTGATAGCGTAAAGAAGACACTTAGCAAGGTTTGCACGAGCTCCGAAGAACTGCATCTCCTTACCAGTCTGTGTAGCTGATACACAGCAGCAGATTGAGTAATCATCGCCCCAGATTGGCTTCATTACATCATCGTTCTCATACTGGATTGAGCTTGTTCTTACAGAGATCTTAGCAGCATACTTCTTGAATGTATCCTGAAGAGCTGATGAGTAAAGAACTGTAAGGTTTGGCTCTGGAGCTGGTCCCATGTTCTCAAGTGTATGAAGGAATCTGTAATCGTTCTTTGTAACCATTGAACGTCCGTCAACACCGATACCACCAACCTCAAGAGTAGCCCATACAGGATCTCCTGAGAACAGCTCGTTGTATGACTTAATTCTTGCGAACTTAACCATACGAAGCTTCATTGTGAAATGATCGATAAGCTCCTGAGCCTCAGCCTCTGTAAGCTTACCAGCCTTAATATCTCTCTCAATATAGATATCAAGGAATGTAGATACACGTCCAACTGACATAGCTGCACCGTTCTGAGTCTTGATAGCTGCAAGGTATCCGAAGTATAACCACTGAACAGCCTCTTTAGCGTTTGAAGCTGGCTTTGAAATATCATATCCGTATGACTGAGCCATAACCTTCATCTCTTTGAGACGCTTGATCTGCTCTGCAAGCTCTTCTCTCTGACGGATGACATCATCAAACATGTTGCCATCGCCACAGTTAGCCTTATCCTCTTCCTTCCAAGCGATAAGCTGATCAATACCGTAAAGAGCAACTCTTCTGTAGTCACCTACGATACGTCCACGAC
This sequence is a window from Coprococcus eutactus. Protein-coding genes within it:
- the pflB gene encoding formate C-acetyltransferase, which gives rise to MLQNQEWESFTGRLWKEECNVRDFIQNNYTQYDGDESFLAAPTDATNKLWDKLQALQKAERDNGGVLKEDADVVSSITSYGPGYIDPETKDLEQIVGLQTDEPLKRAFMPYGGIKMAEEALQMYGYTPNENFHKIFTEYHKTHNQAVFDAYTPEMMAARHTHIVTGLPDTYGRGRIVGDYRRVALYGIDQLIAWKEEDKANCGDGNMFDDVIRQREELAEQIKRLKEMKVMAQSYGYDISKPASNAKEAVQWLYFGYLAAIKTQNGAAMSVGRVSTFLDIYIERDIKAGKLTEAEAQELIDHFTMKLRMVKFARIKSYNELFSGDPVWATLEVGGIGVDGRSMVTKNDYRFLHTLENMGPAPEPNLTVLYSSALQDTFKKYAAKISVRTSSIQYENDDVMKPIWGDDYSICCCVSATQTGKEMQFFGARANLAKCLLYAINGGKDEKFLDKKTGKPMQVGPEYAPITSEYLDYDEVLAKYKKMLDWLAGLYVNILNLIQYMHDKYYYESAEMALIDTDVRRTFATGIAGFSHVIDSLSAIKYAKVKVIRNAETGLAEDFEIEGEFPKYGNDDDRADNIGVWLLHEFLTDIKKRHTYRNSEPTTSILTITSNVVYGKYTGNLPDGRRAWTPFAPGANPSYGAETSGLLASLNSVAKIPYEWSLDGISNTQTMNPSALGHDEEERATKLVSAMDGYFDQGAHHLNVNVFGKDKLLDAMENPDKPEYANFTIRVSGYAVKFISLTREQQLDVINRTFHDSL